A genomic stretch from Sphingobacterium sp. ML3W includes:
- a CDS encoding CpsB/CapC family capsule biosynthesis tyrosine phosphatase, producing MNFLTNLFKNKKPSSIRPLAQLEFLEVDMHNHLLPGIDDGSTSVKNSIAYIQELQRLGLKKFICTPHIMAGVHPNTKSTIEGAQTALVQGLKENGNGADIFAAAEHMIDDGLTSLIQQDELCVMPGGYVLIEMSYLSESKALFHIILDIQKLGYKPILAHPERYNYYHGNFNIYKQIKDAGCLLQLNLLSLSRYYGVDSKAIAMTLLKSGMYDFVGTDLHHERHLEALKNIAEKYPVRDMLKTSPILNQTLLDHLDSSKSQGIAG from the coding sequence ATGAATTTTTTAACCAATTTGTTTAAAAATAAAAAGCCTTCATCCATAAGACCCCTGGCTCAGCTGGAATTTCTGGAAGTGGACATGCACAACCACCTGTTACCCGGAATAGATGACGGCAGTACATCTGTAAAAAATTCTATTGCATATATTCAAGAATTACAGCGTTTGGGTTTAAAGAAGTTTATCTGTACTCCCCATATTATGGCGGGTGTACATCCAAACACCAAGTCAACTATCGAGGGAGCGCAGACTGCTCTTGTTCAAGGATTGAAAGAGAATGGCAACGGAGCCGATATTTTTGCTGCGGCTGAACACATGATCGATGATGGTCTGACCTCACTTATTCAACAGGATGAACTCTGTGTGATGCCCGGTGGTTATGTCCTGATCGAGATGTCTTACCTATCCGAGTCCAAAGCACTTTTTCACATTATTTTAGACATCCAGAAACTTGGCTACAAACCTATCCTTGCACATCCTGAGCGATACAACTATTATCATGGAAATTTCAATATTTACAAACAGATCAAGGATGCAGGTTGTCTATTGCAGTTGAACTTATTATCACTCAGCCGCTATTATGGTGTGGATAGTAAAGCAATCGCCATGACATTACTCAAATCAGGCATGTATGATTTTGTTGGCACGGACCTACACCATGAGCGACATCTTGAAGCCCTCAAGAATATAGCTGAAAAATATCCCGTCCGCGATATGCTAAAAACCTCCCCTATTTTAAATCAGACCCTGTTGGATCATCTGGACAGTAGTAAATCCCAGGGAATAGCTGGTTAA